The following nucleotide sequence is from Paenibacillus andongensis.
AGGAGAGAGGTTTTTTACAACATCTTCTGAACAACAAAGGACCTGACGAAAACCGTCAGGTCCTTCTGTATATTCAATCCCCAAAAAGGAAATCATCATCCGTCAACGCTTCAACGTGAATCGTGCGGACATAGCCGTTCCCTTTTTTCGAGAAAAAGTCATGCTGCTTCGTCTTCGTGCTCAGACCGTTAAGAACAATCGGATTAATATCCTCTTCTTCGAACATGGGATCTACACCCAAGTTCATGAACGCTTTATTCGCATTGTAGCGTAAGAAAGCTTTCACTTCTTCTGCCAAGCCCAAAGATCCGTAGAGACTTTCAGTATAGCTTTCCTCATTGGCATGAAGCTCCTTCAGCAGGGCGCACAATGTCGCATACGCCTCATCCTGCTCAGCAGGGCTTAACTCTGCATAAACCTCTTGTGCCAATACACCGATATACAGACCGTGAATACTCTCATCGCGTAAAATCAAATCGATGATTTCACCACTGCTCGTCATTTTACCCTGTCCGGCTAAGTAAAGCGGATAATAGAAGCCGCTATAGAACAAGTAGCTTTCGAGCAGGACAGATGCTGCCATAGCCAAATACAGCTCTTTAGGAGTTCCAATGTTTTCGTAGAAATGGGAAATCTTATTTGCCTTGAACTGCAAGTAAGGATTGCGTTCCACCCAAAGGAACAGCTCATTGATTTCTTCCGTTGTAGACAACGTGGTGAAAATACTGCTGTATGACTTCGCATGTATTTGTTCCATCATACCCATGAAGCTTAGCACAGCTTTGCGCTGGAGCCCATCGACATGTTCAAGAATCTTCGGCATGCCAACGCCGCCTTGCATGGTATCGAGCAGCGTAAGGCCCCCGAGTACTTTCATGTAAAGCTCACGCTCCGCACCGCTTAATGTGATCCATGACATTTTATCATCAGATAATGGGATTTCCTCATCTGTCCAGAACTGCATAATATTTTGATTCCAGAAAGTGATCGTAAAATCATCATCGGGACGATTCCAGTTCACAGCTTTCTTGGCATTATTTAGGGTAGTGGCCGTACTCATATATTTTCAATCCCCTTCCAAATTACACCGAGCAGCTGACGCATTCCTCAACGGATAGCTGATTTGTTCGCGTGTAGTAGAGCGATTTAAGTCCTTTGTGTGCCGCATAGAGGTATAGTTTAGCAAGTTGTCTTGTTGAAACATCACTATTTACGTGCAAAATGGTTGAAATCCCTTGATCCACGTGCGTTTGAATTTCAGCAATAAGATCAAGAATCTTGAATTGGTCCATTTGATAAGCTGATTTATAGTAAAAGAAATTATCACGTGCCATGAAAGGCATCGGATAGTACGTTGTTGAGTTCGCGTATGTTCGAGTCTCGATAGGTTCTACAATCGGCATGACACTCGAAGTTGCATTTTGAATATAAGAAATACTTTGTGTTGGAGCTACAGCCAATCGGTAAGCATGATAAAGACCATTCACTTTTACATCTTCTTTTAACTTGGCCCAGTCGCTTGGTGATGGAATCGGCATTCCCTCAAACAAAGACTTCACTTTATCCGTAAGGGGACGGTAATCCGTTTCTGTGTACCGGTTGAAATAAGCACCATTCGCATATTCGGATTGCTCAAAGCCTTCAAAGGTTTGTCCCGACGATTTGGCAATTTCCATACTTTTCTCAATCGAATAATAGTTCATAGCCATGAAGAACGTACGGACGAAATCTTTGGCTTCATTACTCTCATAGCTAATTTTGTTCTTAGACAAGTAGCCATGAAGATTCATAACACCGAGACCAACAGAGTGCAGCTCACGGTTCGCTTTGGCAACACCAGGCGCATTGCTGATCGTCGTCATGTCACTAACAGAAGTCAAAGCAATCATGCCCTCGTGAACGGTTTCGCGCAGCTTCTTACGATCCATTACGTTGGCAATGTTCATGGAAGCCAGGTTACAGCTGATATCTCTAAGAATAAGGTCATCTTGACCGTAATCGTTGATTTCCGAAGTTTCTTGCAGTTGGAAAATCTCTGTACAGAGATTAGACATTTTAATCGTACCGATACCTTTCAGGGCATGATCCTTGTTGGCATTCGTACGGTTCATCATATATGGATAACCGGATTCCAGTTGGGTAGTCGCAATTTTAACTAGCATGTCACGCGCACTCATGACAACCTTCTTCTTCACTTTCGGATTGGCCAAAAGCTCATCGTACATGTCATCGAGATCGAGATCGTCCAAATGCTTACCATAGGCTTGCAGCACCGTGTAAGGAGCAAATACATGCAGCGGCTTGTTCTCTTCAGCCAACTTGTAGAACTTGTTCGGTACAATAAGACCGATGGATAATGTTTTCAGACGAGATTTCTCATCCGCGTTAATTTTCTTACTATCCAGGAACTCCATAACGTCCCAGCCGAAAATGTTATAGTAAGCAGCTCCTGAACCCTTGCGCTGACCCATTTGATCTGCATAGGAGAAGGCATCTTCCATGAGCTTAAGTACCGGCATTATCCCTTTTGCGGCACGTTCCACACCTTTAATGGATTCACCGCGTCCACGAAGCTTGGACAAGTTTACGGCTACGCCACCGCCAATTTTGGAAAGCTGCATGCAGGTAGCTAGTACGTAGTTAATAGAATTAAGAGAGTCGTCCATCTCTAGCAGGAAGCAGGATACCATTTCGCCTCGGCGGCTCTTACCTGCATTCAGGAACGTCGGTGTTGCTGGTTGCAAGCGTTGTTCCATCATTGAGACAGCCAGAACACGCGCTGTTTCTACGTTCCCACGTCCCAAGTACAAAGCAACAATCGCAACGCGATCCGGGAAATGTTCCAGATATAAAGACTTGTCATCACTGCGTAAAGCGTAATCTGTATAAAATTTCGAAGCTGCCATGTAGGAGGCGAACTCGAATTGATTATCGTGGGCCACTTGATAAACACTATTAACTTCGTCTTGCGTATAGCGCTCATATACGTTCTCGTAATAGTTATGATCGATCATATAACGAACTTTAGAAGAAGTATCGGGGAAAGTGAGGCTTTTACTGTGGACTTCCTTCATAAAAACTTCAACAGCTTCTTTATCCTTCTCTAGTTGGAAAAAGCCATCCGCTCCGCGTTGCATCAATAAATTATTCAGCTCAATGTGCCGCAATTGCATGTACCCCCTGAACAAATCGTTCTACGTCATTTTTGGTGCCGGATAACTCAAACTTCGTTAACACAGGCACATCGTACTGCTGTGAGATCGTATCTGCGCTTTTGGCAAATCCGTCTCCCCAGTTGCGGTTACCACTTGCTGCTACTCCGAGAAGACGAGAGGCATTGCTTTCTAAGAAAGAAGCTACCTTCTGAGGCACTTGACCAAATCCGGTTGTATAGGTAACAAGCACGAAAGGCTCGTCCATCTTCATCGCTTCCTCAATTTGAATCGCTGGCATTTTGAGCTTAGCAATAAATCGGCGAACATTTCCCGTCTTCGAATCGTAAGCAATCAGCATAGGTTTTCGTCTCTCCTAACACTCTCTTATTCTCTATCTAGTACCGCGTATGTAAGTAACCCTATATGTAGTAAACAAATGAATCATTCCGTGCACTCCAAGATGGAATACGCCATTGTCATTTCGACAAAATATGCGAATTTTAGGACCGCATAACCTAGGAAAAAGGCGTCAATCATGCGGTTTATCACGGATTTTGATTCTATTTTTTCACAAATTCTAGCGGTTGTGTGTATCGCTTTTTTTACGATATCTAGTTGATAGATTCAAATTTATATCAATATATTGTGTTTGTCAACGAGTAAAAAGCCTCATTTTGACTACTAAAATACGTAAACCTAGACAGGACGTGGCTCGGAAGGCTTTGAAAATATTTTTTCGATTTCGACTTGATTTTTTGAATTTGTCGAATACAAGATTAGGGCTTTGAGCTCACTAGATATTGATCCATTCCATTCCAAAATATAGGCTCATTAAGCCGTCTCAGAGTCCGTCTAAGGTCTTTGATAGTGAAGATGCCACATTCCTATCCAGAAACAAAAAAAGCTATTCACACGCACACGAGGGTGCCGTGAATAGCTTCATCTTATTTCTTAACCGTTGCGTTTTTGGAAATCGTTCATGAATTCAGCGAGCGCTTTGCATGAGGCATAAGGAACAGCATTATACGTAGATGCTCTCAAACCACCTACACTGCGATGACCCTTCAACCCAACAAATCCGTTCTGCTCGGTTTCCTTGATGAACTTCTTCTCGAGCTCTTCATCCTGCAAGCGGAACGTGATATTCATCGCGGAACGACTGCCCGCATCAACAGGTCCACGGTAGAAACCACCGCTTTGATCGATTGCGCTATAAATGAGACCTGATTTCTCAAGGTTATTTTTCTGAATGACAGCTAGTCCACCTTGTTCCTGAATCCATTTCAATACTAGGTTCATCATGTAGATGGAATAAACGGGTGGTGTATTGTACAGGGAATTGTTTTTGCTATGGATTTCGTAGCGAAGCATGGTTGGAATCGTTTTAGGCAGATCCTGTAATAAATCTTCCTTAACAATAACCACAGTTACACCAGAAGGACCTAGATTCTTTTGCGCACCTGCATAGATCATACCGAATTTAGAAACATCAACTGGACGGCTCAAGATATCGCTGGACATGTCCCCAATTAACGGCACATTCCCTGTATCCGGAAAGCTTTGGAACTGAGCGCCTTCAATTGTTTCATTCGAAGTCAGATGCAGATAAGCGGAATCCGGATGAATGTTGATTTCATGCAAGTCCGGAATTTTCATAAATTTCTGTTCTTTCGAACTTGCAGCGATGGCAACTTCTCCGAAAATGCTTGCTTCCTGAATAGCTTTCTCCGCCCATGCACCTGTAAGCACATAGCTGCCTACTTTACCTGGCTTTAGAAAATTAAGCGGAATCATGGCGAATTGTGTACTCGCACCACCTTGCAGAAATTGCACTTGGTACCCATCAGGGATGCTAAAAATTTGTTTCAACAATTGTTGTGTTTCATTATGTACTTGCTCGAACTCCGCGCTGCGGTGAGAGATTTCCATAATGGACATGCCGATGCCTTTAAATTCGACAAGCTCCTCTTGTGCTTTCTGCAGTACTTCGAGCGGTAATGCTGCAGGCCCTGCGTTAAAGTTATAGGCCCTATTTCCCATGAATGACCACACCTTTGCTTTTTGTATTATGGCTATGATAGCAATATTCTCTTCATGCATCAAGTAAAACCTCAGTTGGCAATGCTAGGAGAAGTACGAAGAAGTGAACAGATTTGGATACAAAAGGAGCTTAATTTACTTATGACATGGCTTGATACAATCGGAGAAAGTTCTACAAACGCTGTAAATTCTGAAAACTCTAACACCTCAAAATCCACGAATGCCTCAACGATTACAAACTCCAACACTTTAAGTTCAACGAACACCTCAAGTTCAACGAAAGCCTCAAGTTCAACGAACGCCTCCGAGATGTATCGGCTGTTCGTAGGCATTCGCCTCCCGCAAGACGTCCAGCGGGTGCTCGACATATGGAAAGGCAGCATCCAGAAGGTGCTGCCTTTCCAAAAGTGGACACATCCGCAGGATGTCCACGTCACGTTAAGCTTCCTCGGCGACGCATCCGCCGAGACGGCCGAAGCGCTGGCGGCCGACCTCCGCCAGCTTGCAGCAGCTGCGCAGCCGCTGACCCTGCACGCCGAGGGCCTCGGCGTGTTCGGACCTCCGGCTGCGCCGTCGATCCTCTGGGCGGGCATCGCCGGCGACCTCGATGCGCTGGCTGCGCTGCAGCGCGAAGTCGCGGGCGTCTGCGCCCGCCACGGCTTCCCGGCCGAGGCTCGCGCCTACCGGCCGCACCTTACACTAGCCCGCCGCTACCGCGCAGCGGCGGGGCCTTTCAAGCGCTCCGCCCTAGCGTCGGCTGAGGCGCCTGCCGGCGGCTGGCCCGTGTGGCAGGTAGAGGACATCGTCCTCTACCGCAGCCACTTGGGCCGTCAGCCGTCGTACGAGCCGCTAGGCGTATTCCCATTTGAGGAATGATTCCTGCTACTTGGAATTAATATCTTGTTTTTGTATAACTTTCAAGAATTCTACAAACAATTGAACCGATTGGATTTAATTAAAGAGGAGGAACCGATGTGCCCGAATGGATTGAAATTTTTTTAAAAACATTATTAGCGGTTGTCGTGCTTTTTGTTATGACAAAGCTGTTGGGTAAAAGACAAGTTTCTCAACTTTCCTTGTTCGAATACATAACCGGTATTACAATTGGTAATCTCGCGGCTTACATATCATTGGAGACAGATTGGTATTTAGGGTTAGTGTCCTTAGCCGCTTGGGTTGCGTGTTCATTAGGAATTGAATTTTTGCAGCTAAAAAGCAAAAAAATGCGGGATTTTATTGATGGTAAAGGAACCGTGCTCATTCGAGACGGAAAAATTTTGGAAGATAATTTAAAAAAAGAACGACTCACCACCGATGAACTTATGGAGCAGTTAAGAAAGAAATCGGCATTTAAAGTAGCTGAAGTTGAATTTGCGATCATGGAACCAGATGGGGATATTAATGTCCTATTAGCTCGAAAAAACCAACCGTTGACTGCCAAACATTTGGGCATCCAAGTTGCACCTGAAGAGGAACCCCAAGCAGTTATCATGGACGGTGAGATCATGGATGAAGCGTTAGCTACCATCGGTTTTAACCGGGGATGGCTTAAGACCGAACTAGATAAATTGGGTGTGACGATTGAAAATGTATTTCTAGGTCAAGTCGATTCTTACGGCCAATTGTATGTGGATTTATTTGACGACAAGATTATGGTACCTGTGCCACAGGAGAAAGCAAGCCTATTTGCAACTTTAAAAAAGTGCGAAAGCGATCTAATGCTGTTTGGGCTTACTACGAATAATAAAGCTGCCAAAGAGATGTATGAACAATGTTCGAAGCAAATGGAGGAAATCATCACACAATTGAAACCAGTACTTAAGCGTTAAAACTTTCAGTGCTTGACTAATCGAGCAGCGTCTGCGCTGTATGGTTACGGGCAAGCTCGAACATCCGCAGCAGCTGCTCTACGGTGTTTCGCTCTACCGAAAGCGGCGGCAGCTCGCCTTCGCCGAAGAACTGAGCGCCGGTCGTTTCCAGACCGGCTTCAAGTGCTTCCCCGCCCACCAACTCGCACAAGATGAACATCTTGTATACGTGGTTGGCCGAGGGTGGGTGCGCGTGGCGCTTCTTGTCGAAGACCGCCAGCAAACGTACCGGCTTGACGTCGTAGCCGGCCTCCTCGCGGGTCTCCTTGACGGCGACCTCCGACGGTGTGAGGCCGATGTCCGCCCAGCCCCCGGGCAAAGCCCAAGCACCGTCGGCTCTTTCCTTCACAAGCAGCAGCTTGTTCTCTCTCAATACGACGGCCCGAATATCCACTTTCGGCGTCTGATACCCCGTGTCGCTGGCGAATAAAGCTGTCACCTTATCGATCGGTGTCTCCGAGAAATAACTCATCATCTCCACGCTGATCTTGCGCAGCGCCTCGTATCGCTCCAAGTCATAACCATTCTCACCGTAGGTAAGCCCGGCTTGACTAATTGCCTGAATCTCTTTGGCCCAATCTAACCATGGGATGTTCATCCGTTCCCCAACTCCGTTTCGATATATGCTTTGATGCCGCTATAAATAGCAACCATCTCCTCAAGCTTCATCCGAACAAGCCCACTAGAAGAGGGACATACATAGTCGATCACACCTTCAACCATCGGATCTAGTTGACTCCCCCAACTCATCCCCCTACGGCCGCTATACTGCTCGTATACCCCTTTTCCTACAAAACAGGCAACACTTGGTCGAAAGGCCTGAATCTTTTGTTTTAAAATAAGTCGACCTTCCCGGTATTCCTCAGGCGTAATTTCTGCAGCCGTTAACGAAGGACGAGCCACGACATTTGTAAAGCCATACCCGAGCTTCAGCAGATCCCCATCTTCTTGGGGTTTATACTGCCGAGGTGTTAATCCTGCTTGAAATAGGATCCGATAAAAGCGATTGTTCGGATTCGCATAATGATGACCCGTTTCTCCGGATCGTATACTGGGGTTATACCCCACGAAAAGTATCCTTAAACCCTCTTGCAGATGATCCGAAATAGGCTCTATGCTCATCCTTAAAGCACCTCCACCAGCACGACGAAATTTTTCCTTTTTTAATAGGTTACCATGAACGACTAAAAACCAAAAGCCGAGACACAAGGCCCCGGCTTTCCTTATATAAACTTTAAAGACTCATAGGACTTGCCTAGCACAGCGGTGGTATCGCCTTTTAACCATTTATCAATCACCGTGCTGTAAACGGAGCGGAAATCAACCTCATACTTCAAATCTCCATTGTCCAAATTGCTCAGGCTCGGGTACGCGCCATAAAGACCACCGTTCACCTTCCCTCCAATTACAAACATCGGAGCTGCTGTTCCATGGTCTGTTCCGCCGCTTCCGTTCTCCTTCACCCTGCGCCCAAACTCCGAAAACATCATCACCACAACACGGTCCTGCAGTCCTTGCGCCTCCAGGTCTTTGTAGAACGCTGTCAGACCCTCGTCGACTTGAGTCAGCACTTTGGCATGCTGTACCTTCTCATCGGCATGATCATCGAAACCGCCGATCTGCACATTGAATATTCGAGTGCCCGATTTACCGGCCAGCAGCTTGGATACTAGTTGGAGATCCCTTGCAAAATTAGATTTCGGATACTCCACTTTATTTGCATAGGTAGCCGTTAAAGCTTGAATTGCTTCAACACTTTTGAAAGCCTCATATCCGCGCCCTGATACGACACGCAGCTGTTCCATCTGATTCTGTACACCATACATCTCCAAGAATGCTTTAGTGATCCGATTTTTGTCCATCATCGCCGTTTT
It contains:
- the nrdF gene encoding class 1b ribonucleoside-diphosphate reductase subunit beta, whose amino-acid sequence is MSTATTLNNAKKAVNWNRPDDDFTITFWNQNIMQFWTDEEIPLSDDKMSWITLSGAERELYMKVLGGLTLLDTMQGGVGMPKILEHVDGLQRKAVLSFMGMMEQIHAKSYSSIFTTLSTTEEINELFLWVERNPYLQFKANKISHFYENIGTPKELYLAMAASVLLESYLFYSGFYYPLYLAGQGKMTSSGEIIDLILRDESIHGLYIGVLAQEVYAELSPAEQDEAYATLCALLKELHANEESYTESLYGSLGLAEEVKAFLRYNANKAFMNLGVDPMFEEEDINPIVLNGLSTKTKQHDFFSKKGNGYVRTIHVEALTDDDFLFGD
- the nrdE gene encoding class 1b ribonucleoside-diphosphate reductase subunit alpha, yielding MRHIELNNLLMQRGADGFFQLEKDKEAVEVFMKEVHSKSLTFPDTSSKVRYMIDHNYYENVYERYTQDEVNSVYQVAHDNQFEFASYMAASKFYTDYALRSDDKSLYLEHFPDRVAIVALYLGRGNVETARVLAVSMMEQRLQPATPTFLNAGKSRRGEMVSCFLLEMDDSLNSINYVLATCMQLSKIGGGVAVNLSKLRGRGESIKGVERAAKGIMPVLKLMEDAFSYADQMGQRKGSGAAYYNIFGWDVMEFLDSKKINADEKSRLKTLSIGLIVPNKFYKLAEENKPLHVFAPYTVLQAYGKHLDDLDLDDMYDELLANPKVKKKVVMSARDMLVKIATTQLESGYPYMMNRTNANKDHALKGIGTIKMSNLCTEIFQLQETSEINDYGQDDLILRDISCNLASMNIANVMDRKKLRETVHEGMIALTSVSDMTTISNAPGVAKANRELHSVGLGVMNLHGYLSKNKISYESNEAKDFVRTFFMAMNYYSIEKSMEIAKSSGQTFEGFEQSEYANGAYFNRYTETDYRPLTDKVKSLFEGMPIPSPSDWAKLKEDVKVNGLYHAYRLAVAPTQSISYIQNATSSVMPIVEPIETRTYANSTTYYPMPFMARDNFFYYKSAYQMDQFKILDLIAEIQTHVDQGISTILHVNSDVSTRQLAKLYLYAAHKGLKSLYYTRTNQLSVEECVSCSV
- the nrdI gene encoding class Ib ribonucleoside-diphosphate reductase assembly flavoprotein NrdI — its product is MLIAYDSKTGNVRRFIAKLKMPAIQIEEAMKMDEPFVLVTYTTGFGQVPQKVASFLESNASRLLGVAASGNRNWGDGFAKSADTISQQYDVPVLTKFELSGTKNDVERFVQGVHAIAAH
- the serC gene encoding 3-phosphoserine/phosphohydroxythreonine transaminase, encoding MGNRAYNFNAGPAALPLEVLQKAQEELVEFKGIGMSIMEISHRSAEFEQVHNETQQLLKQIFSIPDGYQVQFLQGGASTQFAMIPLNFLKPGKVGSYVLTGAWAEKAIQEASIFGEVAIAASSKEQKFMKIPDLHEINIHPDSAYLHLTSNETIEGAQFQSFPDTGNVPLIGDMSSDILSRPVDVSKFGMIYAGAQKNLGPSGVTVVIVKEDLLQDLPKTIPTMLRYEIHSKNNSLYNTPPVYSIYMMNLVLKWIQEQGGLAVIQKNNLEKSGLIYSAIDQSGGFYRGPVDAGSRSAMNITFRLQDEELEKKFIKETEQNGFVGLKGHRSVGGLRASTYNAVPYASCKALAEFMNDFQKRNG
- the thpR gene encoding RNA 2',3'-cyclic phosphodiesterase translates to MHQVKPQLAMLGEVRRSEQIWIQKELNLLMTWLDTIGESSTNAVNSENSNTSKSTNASTITNSNTLSSTNTSSSTKASSSTNASEMYRLFVGIRLPQDVQRVLDIWKGSIQKVLPFQKWTHPQDVHVTLSFLGDASAETAEALAADLRQLAAAAQPLTLHAEGLGVFGPPAAPSILWAGIAGDLDALAALQREVAGVCARHGFPAEARAYRPHLTLARRYRAAAGPFKRSALASAEAPAGGWPVWQVEDIVLYRSHLGRQPSYEPLGVFPFEE
- a CDS encoding DUF421 domain-containing protein → MPEWIEIFLKTLLAVVVLFVMTKLLGKRQVSQLSLFEYITGITIGNLAAYISLETDWYLGLVSLAAWVACSLGIEFLQLKSKKMRDFIDGKGTVLIRDGKILEDNLKKERLTTDELMEQLRKKSAFKVAEVEFAIMEPDGDINVLLARKNQPLTAKHLGIQVAPEEEPQAVIMDGEIMDEALATIGFNRGWLKTELDKLGVTIENVFLGQVDSYGQLYVDLFDDKIMVPVPQEKASLFATLKKCESDLMLFGLTTNNKAAKEMYEQCSKQMEEIITQLKPVLKR
- a CDS encoding NUDIX hydrolase, producing the protein MNIPWLDWAKEIQAISQAGLTYGENGYDLERYEALRKISVEMMSYFSETPIDKVTALFASDTGYQTPKVDIRAVVLRENKLLLVKERADGAWALPGGWADIGLTPSEVAVKETREEAGYDVKPVRLLAVFDKKRHAHPPSANHVYKMFILCELVGGEALEAGLETTGAQFFGEGELPPLSVERNTVEQLLRMFELARNHTAQTLLD
- a CDS encoding mismatch-specific DNA-glycosylase — its product is MEPISDHLQEGLRILFVGYNPSIRSGETGHHYANPNNRFYRILFQAGLTPRQYKPQEDGDLLKLGYGFTNVVARPSLTAAEITPEEYREGRLILKQKIQAFRPSVACFVGKGVYEQYSGRRGMSWGSQLDPMVEGVIDYVCPSSSGLVRMKLEEMVAIYSGIKAYIETELGNG
- a CDS encoding DUF1501 domain-containing protein, translated to MKLSRRDFLLKGTAMFATLGLGGALFTQTGKSILAGGFDDDVDEPVLVVVQLSGGNDGINTLIPYGQGIYYDARPTLAYQQKDVLALDNQVGLHPSLVGLAALYKLGKMAVIQGVGYPGPDHSHFRSMEIWQTAEPAKMSRSGWLARYAESSLRDSSNPLKAIQVGAGSKAFASEKMSFPVIQSLESYHLIDPKTAMMDKNRITKAFLEMYGVQNQMEQLRVVSGRGYEAFKSVEAIQALTATYANKVEYPKSNFARDLQLVSKLLAGKSGTRIFNVQIGGFDDHADEKVQHAKVLTQVDEGLTAFYKDLEAQGLQDRVVVMMFSEFGRRVKENGSGGTDHGTAAPMFVIGGKVNGGLYGAYPSLSNLDNGDLKYEVDFRSVYSTVIDKWLKGDTTAVLGKSYESLKFI